From the genome of Nicotiana sylvestris chromosome 1, ASM39365v2, whole genome shotgun sequence:
CCTATCTTCAATACTCCCCCTTAAGCTAGGTGGTGCAAATAGATTAAGCACTCCTAGCTTGCTCATCAAGTACTCATGCTGTGATCTTCTCGGAGGCTTTGTAAACAGATCTGCTTCTTGATATTTAGACATCACATATTTGATTCTGATAATCCCTTGCTGAATCCTCTCCCTGATGCAATGCAAATCTATCTCAATGTGCTTCGTATGCTCGTGAAATATAGGATTGGAAGCAATTTGAATTGCTTTTTTGCTGTCACAATGCAACTCTACTGGCAAATCAATCTCTGCACCTAATTCTTTGCATAATCCTGTCAGCCATAAGATTTCTGAAACTCCTACTGCCATGCTCATATACTCTGCCTCTACTGAGCTTTTTGAAAATGTACATTGCTTCTTTGATTTCCAGTACACTAGATAACTTCCTAGCTTCATCACATATCCTGTCACTGATCTTCTAAAGGCTGTGAGCTTTGTAGACTGCTTAGAGCTAATTGGCAAGCCTAAACCTGGGACACCTTTGATGTATCTAACAACTCTAGTTGTTGCTTCCATGTGTGATTTTTTTGGGCAATGCATGAACTGGCTTAACACATAAACTGCATATCATATGTCTGGCCTTGTCTCATCTTCCTTCCAGTTTGTATGTTGATCATATTCCATAGTAGTGAATCTCTGATTGCATTCCATTAGTATAGTTGTTGTTTTATAATCTGCCAGTCCAAGTTCGGTGATCAACTCCATTGCAAACTTCCTTTGGTTCATCAATACTCCTTCCTTGGATCTTGTTATCCCAATTCCAAGAAAGAACTTTAAGTCCCCTAGGTCTTTGATTTTTAAATTGCTTTGCAATATGGACTTTGTCTTAGAATCATGCATTGAGCATTCCCAGTTATGAGAAAATCATCTACATATACTAGGATGATTACTAGCCTTGTATAATATTTCTTTGTGAATAAAAAGTAGTCAAAATGGCTTTGCACAAAGCCTGATTTGAGTAGTGCCTCAGTCAACTTTAGATTCCATTGTCTTGAAtcttgcttcaatccataaagagaTTTGTGCAGCCTGCATGCTCCCCTCCccttcccccctcccccctccctcGAGCTGGAAAATCCCTTTAGTATGCATATGTAAACTTCTTCAGTGAGATTTTTTTTGGAGAAATGCTTTGTAAACATCCATCTGATGCAAATGCCTATTATTTGATGCTACCAAAGCTAGCACAACTCTAACTGTCACCATCTTGATTATAGGAGAGAAAGTATCATGGTAGTCCAACCCTTCTacttgattgaaccctttggcCACTAGTCGTTCGTTATACCTTTCAATCTCTCCACCAGCTCTATATTTTATCTTGAATACTCATTTACATCTAATAGGCACCTTTCATATTGGCAAGTCAACCAGGGTCCAAGTGTCATTGTCTTTGAGTGCAGCCAGTTCTTGATgcattgcttcaacccatttgggaTCAGTTGCAACTTCCTCATAGCTCAAAGGTTCCCTGATGTTGGTAATATTGGATAGGTAAGACTGATATTTAGCTGAGACGTCTGCATGACTGATATAGCTTTGCATAGGGTACTTGCAAAGATGCTTCTCAACAGAACCTATCAAAGAGCCATTACAGACATAATCATGCATCCACACAGGTTCTTTGGCAGTCCTAGCTAATTTTCTAAGCTGAATATTTGCATTATTGAGTGTGGTTTGTTCTGAAAAGAGCTATGGATAAGACTGTTTATCTTCAATAGACACTGAAATATGGTGACAATGTTTGTGCATCTAAATAGATTTTGCTTCTGGAAAAACAAGTCCCTCATCTGGTGGCCTTCCTGAGCCTAGGACAACATCATTTTTAGTTGAGGCTACATCATTGTGATCAACAACTGGAGAATCTAATACACCATTAGGGAATAACTGTAATTTCCCTTTCTTTAACAGCTGGAAAGGGAATATGTGTTCCATAAATTTAACATCCCTTCTAACAAAGAAAGAGTTATTTGAGATATTATATAATCTGTAAGCTTTTTGGGATGATGAATATCCCATCAATACAACTCCAACTGATCTGGCTGCAAATTTATCTCCTTCTCCTATTGTTTTAGCAAAACACAAGCAACCTATAGTTCTCATGTGTTGCAGTGATGGTAGTATCCCATATAACACTTCAAAAGATTATTTTTCTGATAAGACTGATAAAGGAAGTCTGTTAATCACATAAATAATTTCTTGCACACATTCTCCCCAAAACTTGAGAGGTAGATGTCCTTGTAGTCTGATGGCTCTAGCCACCTCCACTATGTGTTTGTGCTTTCTTTTCACCATCCCATTTTGCTGTGGGGTGTGGACACAAGAGATTTGATGGATCATTCCATAAGACTGAAACAGACTATTGAAGTCAGAATTGAAAAACTCAAAACCATTATCACTTCTTAAAATTTTCACAGTTACATCAAATCGAGTCTTTGTTAAGGCTAGAAAATGTCTCAAACATACAATCACATTACTTTTGAGCCTCGGTTAGTAAATCCATATCATTCTACTACAGTCATTTACTATAGTGAGAAAAAATTTGTGATTATGAGTTGAAACTCTATATGGACTCCATATATCCACATGTATCAATTGAAAGGGTTTATGTGATCTATTTATACTTTTAGAAAAAGACAGTCTTCCTTGCCTAGCTAGAGGACAAATTGTGCACTTTTTAATTCTATCATCACTAGTCTTAAATTTTATATTGAGAATTTTCTTTACTATTCTATCTGGACCATATCCAAGCCTTCCATGCCATACTCTCAAGTATTCCTCCTTTGCAAAGTCATTGTGTAAATATACAGTTGCAGCATTCGCTTTAGCTTTCTGGTGCTGCAAGTTATACAGAACATCTAGTTCCTTACCAATCCCCTTAATTTTCTCACTGTGAAGGTCTTGCAttattcaaaaatcaaaataaaagatataaAGCATCTTAAGTCCCTTGTAAGCTTAGATACAAACAACAAGTTGTATTTAAAATCTAGAATGTACAATACATTCTTAATGATGCCACTGTCACCAATTTACTTTTTCATGTGCATGCAATGTTAAGTGATGTGCCATCAGGTAAATACACCTTTGGTTCATTTCTTAAAGTACTGGTGTTTATCATATCAAGCAATTCTCTGGGGTGAACTATATGATTGGTTGCACCAGAATTTACTATCCAATTTTCACCTTTAGCCTTGTCATTTGTGACAGAAGTATTAGTTGTACCTGcaaatttcttcatgttttcACCTATATCATTATTGATTAGTTTTGGAATCTCATCATACTGCTCCTAAGTGAACATGATTGGCATTCCATGTGCTGGATTACCTGCTGGTGCATTCATCATGTGTTGCCCTTCTTGTGATACTGCATTGGCTATTGGTTGTGTAACTGAATGTTGTCCCTCTCGTGTTGTAGCATTAGCCATAAGTTATTGAGGAAGGCCTCCTTCTCTCTTCCTCATTTTGAAGTTAGCTGGATAACCATGTAGCTTGAAACAAGTCATAAAATAAATTGCTTCTTCTAGGCTTAAAGTTATTTCCTGAGTTCATTCCTTATGAATGAATAGTGTTGTTTCATCTCCTATGTCAACTGCTTGTGAAAACTTTCCCAGAGATCTTTGGCTTTCTTCAGAAACTATCAAAGAAAAGTCCTTATTGACAGTAGGCACTAGGCTCATCATCAAAATTTGGCTTCTAGGTTGTACATACGACTCATTAAGCCCCATTAAGAATTGCAACAACTTTTGGTACTCAAAATAGTTCTTAGATTATGGGCAATCACAACTAGGACATGGCATCATACTCCTCCCAAAGATCTGTCAACTTTGAGAAGTATGAAGAAACGAAAGAAATTCCCCGCGGCAGAGTAGCTATCTCTTTGTGCAAAAAGAAAATGTGAGATCCATCAACTTTATCATATTTATCCGTCAAATCTATTCAGACCTTATGTGCACTCGACTTATACATAATTCCACTGAGCAATTCCTTGCTCACAACATTCATAATCCACGATAAAACTATAGCATTACATTTCTCCCAAAGCTCATGTAGAGATCGATCAAATTTGTCTTTAGCACAACGACCATCAACAAAACCTATCTTACTCTTACCAACTAGGCCGATTTTCATAGATCTACACCACATCACATACTTTTCAGTTTCATTCAGCTGAATCGGAATCAAGGAGCTACCTAAAGTTTCTTCTCCAATTGCCATGATTGACAAATTCAATTGAGTTAATTCTTCGTTTGAGCGAATTACAAGCTAATTGCATATcaaaagagaaaagcaaactcTAGCTCAATCGATCagaaacaaaaatacaaacaatccGTAGCAGAATACAAATCAGTTGCCAATGCACTTTTGGAGCTCACTTGGGTGCGAAACTTACTCCGTGAGTTACATGTCACCATTCCGAAGACGGCAACAAttatctctctctatatatatagaCTTTAACTAAGGCTAACTAATTCTACTCCTTCTGTTAATTCTCTAACCACCAATTCCATAATTATTTATAACTAACTATACTACTAATCTCACTGGCTCATATCATTACTTTTGTATATCTTATGTAGGTAAAAGATCAAACTTTTGTAGGACGCATAATTTAATGTGAGAAAACTATATAAATGCCTAAAAACTATTTAAATAAAGCTTTTAAGAAAATTATTTAGTTAATAGAATTGTATTTGTTGAATCAAAATATAGTAGTAGTAGAATTTTATTCAATCTatataggcaaaatacataagttgtcaCCTGACCTATGACCCAAATTCCCCTTACACACTTTTGCCTAACTTTAAAAAGATTGCATGTGTAATATTATTATTGTCCACAGAAAGTGTGTAAGGGGGATTTGGGCCATAGATTAAGtgggtacttatgtattttgccatcTATATACTTAGAAACTataaaggaaatcaaataaaTCGGGAAGCAAAAAAAAGTAAATTTAGAGTAGATGGAAAATTCGAGTAATTAAATATACATTCACTATGTGAAAATTGAAAATATTCATGAAATAAAATAATCAAAATCATTAGTTTATCTCTCTAAACTCTAAAGGAGCAGTCTAGTTACCAGTTATAATCTAAATTAAATAGTACTACTAATTAATTATGAAAAAAGGATCATTAATTTGAAATAGAACAGTGGTCAAACAAGTGTGGTAGTTGCATTGGATGAACCTCCCACAATAATAAGGTTGTTTAACAGAATTCTCCAGTTCATACTTCATATAGTATCAGCAACGTTGTTAGCTCCGCCTCCACTCCATACTCTGTCCTTCAAATCTCAACTCTACAGTCGAATATTCATCAATGGCTTCTATGGCTGTATCACAATCTATCTTCTCCACTCTTACTTCTCAAAGGGGCTTTGAGAATGCGTCTTTACCTTGGCCCAGTTCAATGCTCAAACACTCTCTTGTTGTCTCTAGATCTAATTCACTGTCGACCCATTTCAACAAGACCCGCAATACTAGTTTCATCACCAACTGTGCTTCTCCAGAAAAAAATGATACCCCAATTGAATTGAGTATGCCTttatttgcttctttgtttcGATAATTTTTTGCTTTAGCCCCTTTCAAATGTTTGAAATCTTCATTTGTTTATAGGGTACCCAGCATTTCCTACTGTGATGGATATAAATCAGATTCGTGAGATTCTGCCCCATCGGTATGCATTTCTTATCTCTTTTTATAAATGTGTTTATTTGGAATGAAATGGACTCGAATAGTGTGGAATTAATATTAGGACTTGTATGGCTGACACCAACTAGTTTGGGATATTTGAGGCATAGTTGATTGATTCATTTGTTTCAGTAATATGATATGGGATTACTGATTAGGGCTGCATTGTTTTCAGTTTTCCGTTTCTTCTAGTGGATAGAGTGATTGAATACAATCCAGGAGTGTCAGTCGTGGCAATAAAGAATGTGACAATAAATGATAACTTCTTTCCTGGGCATTTCCCTGAGAGGCCGATCATGCCTGGTGTCCTCATGGTTGAGGTATGTTTATGACTCCTCTTTTGTTTCAGATTTTTGTGTCAATCTAATGTAACTCATGGTTGTCTGAACTTTTCCATATAGCATGTTGGTTCATGTTGTTATTAAACAAATAGGTGAAGTCCTTACTTTGCAAGAGTTACTCTTATTGTCACTTGGTTTCCGATATTACTTGGAAGAGTGCTTCAATTCAGTTATGAAAGTGAAATCAGTTAATTGACTCGTCTTGGAAATTTCTTCAACAGTCGATTATGAGTGTTCTAAATCTCTGGCTGACCTATTCAGAAAGTAGGGCTGACTGGCTGAATTGGACTTAAGAGTTTTTTAACATATTCATTAAATAGGAATTTTCTTTTACCTCTTAGGTATCCACTTAAAGCTTGGTTATCATTTCAGAATTTCTTCTACCTGAAGTAGTTAACTTTTTTCTCACCTTGGTTATTTGTCCGAGTGAAAATGTGAGATCAAGAAGATAACTGAAGTTAATCCTCAATTTAAAAGAACATAGAAAACCAATAGGATTTGCTGCTCTGCTGAGTGAACTGTTTTCTTATAAAATAATGACTCTCTTACTGATTTTTTCACTAAGACCAAATAGTTCAGTTAAGAAGAATCTCCTGCAATTTTTGTGAAATTGGAACTCAAGTGATATGCTATTTATAATAGTAGATCTTTTGGGGAAGCTTTTAAAGCAATGCACACTATGTACTCATTAAAAAAAACACATCACTTAATATGTCCTAACCTTTTGGtcatttccctttttttctttctcttttgatTTTGAACATGTAGAGTTAGCTCCGGCAAATGTTTGATCATCCATCAGCATTTGACTCTTCTGGTTCAGAAACAAAGTCTCCTTTTTTCTTGGTACCCACTCCAAGCTTTTGGGAGATGGTTATGCACTACTAAAAATAGTCATACTCGTACCATAGTTCAGCATTAGATCATATAGTAGTGTACCCCACTAATCTTTGGAGAACATTTGGAAGCGACAAGTTATTTGCAATATCTATGACAGAGTGCTAAAGAGCCATGAGCTCTGATTGATTATCTCTTTCAGGTTCTGTCTTAGGCTGAACTCTTTGTCGCTTGTCGTCCCCATGACATGTAGGGCTTTACTGCTTTAGAGCTGAGGATATGACACGTTTAAACACACACTCACACTCTCATACACACACAAAGAAGGGGGGGGGGAGAGAGATAGGTAAAACTTCTACACCGTCATTTATAGCTGGCTCAGAAACAATAGGACTAAGAGTCAATGCTGAGAATTTTATGTTGCTTGAAAATAACAAGATCACATTGCAGTAGTTTACAAATGACAGAATGATTTTTTGTATAAGAATGGTGACTTGTTGTACAATATAATAGAAATTTAATGAAGTTCTAGAAGATTTAGAACAACAGCAATTCATTGCTCGAAGAAGAGTCCTGGTCAACACTTTTCAAGTGATAGCTCAGACATTTGTTTGGCATATAAATGTTCTTGGGTGGTTCGTGGGTTATCAAAAAATTTCTTGTTCTCGTTTGGTTGGTGATATTGGGCATTTGAACCCTTTAAAAATACTTGTCATACGCACAGTTTCTGATTTGCCCTTTTATGAAACATTTGTGATTGTTTGAGAGAAATTAGTGGTTGTATTGATGCATATTTCATCCACGGGTAAATATGCTACCCTTCTGGATGGAAGATAAAACTATAATACGGCGATAGTTTTCGAATTTTTATACTGCCATAAAATGCTAAGATATGTTCTATAGTGTAATGCCTGCTTACCGTGATTTGTTAATCAATGAAAAATGTGTGCCTGACctgattttttttataaaaaaaaaactgaTCAAAAAGTGAAAAATGTGTGCCTACTATTTTGGTGGGACAACCAATTGTTATATGGACCCCAGATTCCTCCGTTGACAACTATTATGATATATCATT
Proteins encoded in this window:
- the LOC104221519 gene encoding uncharacterized protein, with the protein product MASMAVSQSIFSTLTSQRGFENASLPWPSSMLKHSLVVSRSNSLSTHFNKTRNTSFITNCASPEKNDTPIELRYPAFPTVMDINQIREILPHRFPFLLVDRVIEYNPGVSVVAIKNVTINDNFFPGHFPERPIMPGVLMVEAMAQVGGLVMLQPEVGGSRENFFFAGIDKVRFRKPVIAGDTLVMRMTLIKLQKRFGIAKMEGKAYVGGDVVCEGEFLMATGSE